TAGATTAAAGTATTTTACAAGATAGTTTATATAATACAGCTTAGTGAAATTTTATATTAACAGTTGTTCCTACGCTCTCTTTTGAGGTTAAATCAATTCTAAAATTATACTCTTTAACAATAGAGTCAACTATACTGAGACCAACACCAAAACCGCCAGCATAGCTATTTGCCCTTGTAAATCTTTTGAAGATTGTGCCAAGTTTATCTTTAGCGATGCCAATCCCTTCATCTTGTATTGAAAAGCTGTTTTGTAGTACGCTGATATATATTTTTTTATTTGGAGGTGAGTATTTTATTGCATTGCTTAGAAGGTTGTTAATAAGCATTTTTGCTTTAGTTGGAGCCATGGTGAGAGTACATGTGGTTTTTTTAAACTCTACAATTATATTTTTTTTCTCCAAGAGCTCATTAAAATATTTAATACTTTCATTTACAACAGAGACAAAATTTAATTCTACTGCTTCTTCACTTTTTGCATCAAAACTTAAGAAACTTAAAGATGAGTATATGTCATAGAGCTGTTTTGTACTGATAGAGATGTTCTGTATAATCTTTTCATCATATATTTTTTTATTTTTTGCTCTTGAAGTACTCATCATAAGGGCAGTAATTGGCGTATTTAGCTCATGTGTTGTGTCTTTTACAAACTCCTCTATCTCATGCATCTTGTCTTTTATGGGACGCAAAAATATATATGAGAGTATTACAGAAATAATTATAATGATTATCCCAACAAAAATTGAAGTGATAATAACCTTATTTCTTAATTTTGTGACACTTTGTGTGAACTCATTGCTCTGTACTGCAACATAATCAATGCCAAGGTGTCCTGCTGTCCTTTTTGATACTAGAGTAAATGTATCACCTTCCATATAGTACTCTTTTGACAAATCTACTTTTTGTATGTTTTGCCCATCAATCAATTTATATTTATTATCATATAGAGCTACTGTTGCATTCTCAAAGCTATCAAGAATAAACTTATTATCCATCATATGGGCTTTAATAATAGACGAACTTACTCTATCGGAAATGTGGTTCATCTTGTAGTAGTTGTTTTGCATCTCTATAGTTTTTTGTGAAGTGTAGAACCAGTAGCTTGCAAAAAGTAAAAATATAAATGAAGAGAGAAGGTAGAGGGTTAAAAAAGAGTAAAATGATTTTTTTGTTATGTTATTCATAAGTGTACCCAACCCCTCTTACTGTTTGTATTTTATCTTTTCCTATCATTTCGCGCAGAGTTCTTATGTGAGAGCGTATAGTTGCATCACTTGGTATATGGTCAAAATCCCAAATATTTTGAATTAACTCATCATTAGTAATTACTCGTTTTTGATTTTTTAAAAAGTAAAACAACATCTCACCGTCTTTTTGACCCAAAGAGAAGATATTTGAGTTTTTATTTACTTGTCGTAGATCTGGTAAATAGAAGATGCCCTCGGAGATAAAAATTTGAGTTTTGTTGTCAATATTGAAAAGTTTTTTTGTGTTTAGTATGCGGGCATTTAGCTCTTCAAGCTCAAAAGGTTTTTTTATATAGTCATGAGCGCCAAGCTCAAAGGCCTTTTTCAAATAAGCAGTATCTGTGTATGCCGTTATAAATATAGTTGGGGTTGTGTCATTGAATTCTCTTAGTTCGGCTAAAAGCTCAAGTCCATTTTTTCCAGCTACATTAATGTCAAATATAAAAAGATCATACTTTGCGGAATCTAATTTTTTATATACTTCTTCGGAATTGTAAGCATAATCTACATCCCATGACTCAGATAAATAATCTAGTAAAATATCAGATAAAACAGCATCATCTTCCATCAAAAGTATTTTCATCTTTAGTCCATCCATTTCCTAGGGTCATAGCCGTCACTAGGGCGTTTTACTAACTCTTTTGAGATTGCTTTTATCATAGTCATTACTTCAGTGCCATCAGTTGGACTTTTACCTAGCGACTCTTCTATCTTGCTAAAACCAAATTTTTCAAAGTAACTCACTGTTTTGTTATTGTTCAAAACACTTACGCTTATGTTTTCATATAGTGAGCCTGCTTCCAAGATGAGTTGCTCAAGCATTGAAGAGCCTACCCCTTCTCCCCTAAACTCAGGCTTAACTCCTATCGTCAGCACCGGAGTATTGTCGTTTACATATCCGTTTGCATTATCATCTTCTTTGAGTAAACGCAGCCAGATTGCCCCGGCAATTTTATTCTCTTTGAGGGCATATAGCCCCAAGTCTCTGTTTGTTAGTCCATAGTTTTGGGTATATTTTTCAAGTTCACAAATATCATCTACAGTTTTTGCAACTTCATCTAAGCGATAAGCAAAGTGGAGCATATCCTCTGCAATTTTTTGTTCTGTAGATCGGAGAAAATATAAAGTAACACTCAAAGTTGCTCAGTTCTTGTAGTTATATCAATGCCTACCTCTTTAAGCTTATACCCAATCTCCACTATGATATCTCTATATTTTTCAGTCTCCATGAAACCTTCATACGCATCCATCTTTTTATCAGCAACCTTTTCAGCAATGTTCTCTATACTTAGTAATGCTCTCTCAAGTCTTGATTCTAACTCTTCTACAGGCTCTCTCATAATTGTCCTTAATGATTATTGTTGATGTTATTATACTACAAAACTATTTGCTCTTTACACAAACACTACACACTTATAATATATAATTTTTACACCAAAATATAAGGAAAAATAATGAAGACTCTAAAATTATCGGCACTCTTACTAAGTGCAGCTCTATTTACAGGGGTTGGTGTGACAACTCTGAGCGCGAAGTGTGGTGGGGCAGAAAAACAAGCTCCTAAGGAATCAATGAAATGTGGTGCGGGTAAGTGCGGAGACTCAATGAAGTCTGCAAATAAGTGCGCTGAAAAGAACTGCGACATTAAAGACTGTGATGGAACTAAGTGCAAAGACGGTAAAAAAGGGACAATGAAATGTGGCGGTGAAAAAGGGACAATGAAATGTGGAGGAGACAAAGAAGCTCCTAAAAAAACAATGAAATGTGGCACTGGTAAGTGCGGTTGATTTAAAAATTTATCTAACTCTTCTTAAAATAGTATTTAAGAGAGTTTGCTTTTAAACTCTCTGATTATGTTTTAAATTGAGATAATTTTTGAGTTAATGCTTTAGCATTATTATCAAGAATTTTCATCTCATCTGATATAACTTTTGTTGTTTGAACATCACTGTCGACGTTTG
The sequence above is drawn from the Candidatus Sulfurimonas baltica genome and encodes:
- a CDS encoding sensor histidine kinase; the protein is MNNITKKSFYSFLTLYLLSSFIFLLFASYWFYTSQKTIEMQNNYYKMNHISDRVSSSIIKAHMMDNKFILDSFENATVALYDNKYKLIDGQNIQKVDLSKEYYMEGDTFTLVSKRTAGHLGIDYVAVQSNEFTQSVTKLRNKVIITSIFVGIIIIIISVILSYIFLRPIKDKMHEIEEFVKDTTHELNTPITALMMSTSRAKNKKIYDEKIIQNISISTKQLYDIYSSLSFLSFDAKSEEAVELNFVSVVNESIKYFNELLEKKNIIVEFKKTTCTLTMAPTKAKMLINNLLSNAIKYSPPNKKIYISVLQNSFSIQDEGIGIAKDKLGTIFKRFTRANSYAGGFGVGLSIVDSIVKEYNFRIDLTSKESVGTTVNIKFH
- a CDS encoding response regulator transcription factor: MKILLMEDDAVLSDILLDYLSESWDVDYAYNSEEVYKKLDSAKYDLFIFDINVAGKNGLELLAELREFNDTTPTIFITAYTDTAYLKKAFELGAHDYIKKPFELEELNARILNTKKLFNIDNKTQIFISEGIFYLPDLRQVNKNSNIFSLGQKDGEMLFYFLKNQKRVITNDELIQNIWDFDHIPSDATIRSHIRTLREMIGKDKIQTVRGVGYTYE
- a CDS encoding GNAT family N-acetyltransferase, with the translated sequence MSVTLYFLRSTEQKIAEDMLHFAYRLDEVAKTVDDICELEKYTQNYGLTNRDLGLYALKENKIAGAIWLRLLKEDDNANGYVNDNTPVLTIGVKPEFRGEGVGSSMLEQLILEAGSLYENISVSVLNNNKTVSYFEKFGFSKIEESLGKSPTDGTEVMTMIKAISKELVKRPSDGYDPRKWMD